The Bombus fervidus isolate BK054 chromosome 1, iyBomFerv1, whole genome shotgun sequence genome includes a window with the following:
- the Syd gene encoding JNK-interacting protein syd isoform X5, translating into MNQIEMDQETVYGTHEDSHVVMSEKVQSLAGSIYQEFEKMIARYDEDVVKDLMPLLVNVLECLDISYTENQEREVELELLKEDNEQLVTQYEREKQLRKTSDQKLLELEDVAEDERKELLSKIDSLESIVRMLELKTKNSHDHGTIANGSLSSSLHRISLYIVRLEEKEAELKREYTRLHERYTELFKTHVDYMERTKMLVGSTERLENSSSGRGPSRLPSLGLTHMSRSSGPLSYGFQSLEASINAEDVDQESPPNVVANLRTEMLDSSSEAAIETSDKSQLTDKPVQANKTTAISRHESPETEIPPPLVTPTSPTVEKLATSGGRSRTEREQRSGNTLYQELSFQDADALGEMDEGADITGMGKEVENLIMENNELLATKNALNIVKDDLIVKVDELTSEQEILREEVRGLQQTRERLRQKVATLEEELKKVKEEAEAAAKAAKSDDEEDVSLAQRKRFTRVEMARVLMERNQYKERFMELQEAVRWTEMIRATKTDPASISSGKVSVWKFFSSLFTGPADRGALVRGPHTLPHMRYSAPTNQVVPAPPLDTMRRRTLKGRHEFFDQGDTIDTWLFWFSVGCLLASRSSEKLVARRANERREQYRQVRAHVRKEDGRLHAYGWSLPGKPSAPVRQPVPVPVYCRPLQESEPGMKIWCGAGVNLSGGKTRDGGCMVGGSVFYAAEAQEVSTNTKNEVEDAVEHLDKELQENENQRVEAEQLEQHLSSLVWICTSTQKMSKVTVIDANNPADILEVFSVCQGHLLCIASVPGAKESDYTQAMNEDPVRTANGVNENDNHEVNTTSSTEQNTQKNKQEIQVSVEKNKNESENASEEQNNENVKKSDDVNQSITTEPQSSENVDSETINLGKVYFVKANFEAPNSQLDEKEDKTEEKENKVEEDAPIEKMSSIQPTMWLGAQNGTVFVHSAVAKWSVCLHSVKLKDAALAIVHVQGRVLVALADGTVTLFRRGPDGQWDLSQYHVITLGSPQHSIRCMTAVSGKTVWCGYRNKIHVIDPVLMTVECTVDAHPRRESQVRQLAWLGEGVWVSIRLDSTLRLYHAHTYQHLQDVDIEPYVSKMLGTGKLGFSFVRITALLISSNRLWIGTGNGVIISVPLSENVCKTGAGGSMAVSRVQVGNAKGDAPGVGIRIFASDRGVTPGSYIPYCSMAHAQLSFHGHRDAVKMFVAVPGHGGQSAVSDGTQPAMLVLSGGEGYIDFRVGDGEDTEDTMERSNSAVAANAEEHGEQSHLIVWQVQCPLPVPMNG; encoded by the exons ATGAATCAAATAGAGATGGATCAAGAAACTGTATATGGGACCCATGAGGATAGTCATGTGGTCATGTCAGAGAAAGTACAATCTCTGGCTGGTAGTATTTAtcaagaatttgaaaaaatgataGCACGTTATGACGAAGATGTGGTCAAAGACCTAATGCCCCTCCTAGTCAATGTCCTAGAATGTCTAGACATATCTTATACCGAAAACCAAGAGCGTGAAGTTGAATTAGAGTTATTAAAAGAAGACAATGAACAACTTGTTACACAATATGAAAGGGAAAAACAATTAAGAAAAACATCTGATCAG AAATTGCTGGAGCTTGAAGATGTAGCAGAAGATGAACGAAAAGaacttttatcaaaaattgatAGTTTGGAATCAATTGTAAGAATGCTGGAATTGAAAACAAAGAATTCACATGATCACGGTACAATTGCTAATGGCTCTCTCAGTTCATCCCTTCACAGAATATCCCTCTACA TTGTTCGCcttgaagaaaaagaagctgAATTGAAGCGTGAATATACTCGACTGCATGAGAGATATACGGAACTATTTAAAACGCATGTAGATTATATGGAAAGGACAAAGATGTTAGTTGGAAGCACAGAGAGATTAGAAAATTCATCTAGTGGCCGTGGTCCATCTCGTTTACCATCTCTTGGTTTAACTCACATGTCTCGAAGTTCTGGACCATTGAGTTATGGCTTTCAGAGCTTAGAAGCTAGTATAAATGCAGAAGATGTCGACCAAGAAAGTCCACCAAATGTTGTTGCTAATTTAAGAACTGAAATGTTGGACAGTAGCAGTGAAGCTGCTATTGAAACATCTGATAAAAGTCAATTAACAGATAAACCAGTACAAGCAAACAAAACAACTGCAATTTCTAGAC atGAGAGTCCAGAAACTGAAATACCTCCACCTTTGGTTACACCGACATCACCGACTGTAGAAAAGTTAGCTACTTCTGGTGGAAGAAGCAGAACAGAAAGAGAGCAACGAAGTGGTAACACATTGTACCAGGAACTCAGTTTTCAAGATGCTGATGCATTAGGTGAAATGGATGAAGGAGCAGATATTACTG gaATGGGAAAAGAAGTGGAGAACCTTATTATGGAAAACAATGAATTGCTAGCTACAAA aaatGCGCTTAACATTGTAAAAGATGATTTAATCGTGAAAGTAGATGAACTCACAAG TGAACAAGAAATATTACGCGAAGAAGTTCGGGGCTTGCAACAAACTAGAGAACGTCTACGGCAGAAGGTCGCTACTCTTGAAGAAGAATTGAAAAAAGTTAAGGAAGAGGCAGAAGCAGCAGCAAAAGCAGCCAAGAGCGACGATGAAGAAGATGTATCATTAGCACAGAGGAAGAGGTTTACAAGAGTCGAGATGGCTAGAGTGCTTATGGAGAGAAATCAATATAAGGAACGTTTCATGGAACTTCAAGAAGCAGTTAGATGGACAGAGATGATAAGAGCAACAAAGACTGATCCTGCTAGTATATCAAGTGGAAAAGTATCTGTATGGAAGTT TTTTAGTAGTCTCTTCACAGGACCTGCTGATCGAGGAGCCTTAGTTCGTGGACCACACACATTACCTCATATGAGGTATAGTGCACCAACCAATCAAGTTGTCCCAGCACCGCCTCTGGATACCATGCGTAGACGTACGTTGAAAGGTCGCCATGAGTTTTTCGACCAGGGAGACACCAT AGATACCTGGTTATTCTGGTTTTCGGTGGGGTGCTTATTGGCCAGCAG atcTTCTGAGAAGCTCGTAGCAAGACGTGCAAATGAACGAAGAGAGCAATATCGTCAAGTCCGTGCACATGTTAGGAAAGAGGATGGACGATTACATGCTTATGGTTGGAGTTTACCTGGAAAACCAAGTGCTCCAGTTAGACAACCCGTTCCTGTTCCAGTTTATTGCAGACCTTTACAGGAATCTGAACCTGGCATGAAG atatGGTGTGGTGCTGGTGTAAACCTAAGTGGTGGTAAAACACGAGATGGCGGTTGTATGGTCGGAGGAAGCGTGTTTTATGCTGCTGAAGCTCAAGAAGTAAGTACGAATACAAAAAATGAAGTGGAAGATGCTGTTGAACATTTGGATAAGGAGCTTCAAGAGAATGAAAATCAAAGGGTCGAGGCAGAACAATTAGAACAACATCTTAGCTCATTGGTGTGGATCTGTACATCGACTCAGAAGATGTCAAAAGTTACTGTGATAGATGCTAACAATCCAGCGGATATTTTGGAAGTCTTTAGCGTTTGTCAAGGACATTTACTTTGCATTGCAAGTGTACCTGGAGCCAAAGAGAGTGATTACACTCAAGCTATGAACGAAGATCCAGTTCGAACTGCTAATGGAGTGAATGAGAACGATAATCACGAAGTAAATACGACTTCAAGTACTGAACAGAACACTCAAAAAAATAAACAGGAAATTCAAGTCTCGGtggaaaaaaacaaaaatgaatcTGAAAATGCATCAGAAGaacaaaataatgaaaatgttaaaaaatcgGATGATGTTAATCAAAGTATTACTACTGAACCACAAAGTTCGGAAAATGTAGATAGCGAAACGATAAATTTAGGGAAGGTATACTTTGTGAAGGCTAATTTTGAGGCACCAAACTCACAACTggatgaaaaagaagataaaactgaggagaaagaaaataaagttgaGGAAGATGCACCTATAGAAAAAATGTCTTCAATACAACCGACAATGTGGCTTGGAGCTCAGAATGGTACGGTGTTTGTTCATTCAGCTGTCGCTAAATGGTCAGTTTGTTTGCATTCAGTCAAATTGAAGGATGCCGCACTGGCTATTGT ACATGTACAAGGACGAGTTCTTGTCGCTCTTGCCGACGGAACTGTTACATTATTTCGAAGAGGTCCAGATGGGCAATGGGATTTGTCTCAGTACCATGTGATTACTTTGGGTAGTCCACAACACTCAATTAGGTGTATGACCGCCGTTAGTGGTAAAACGGTATGGTGCggatatagaaataaaattcatgtaATAGATCCAGTTTTAATGACTGTTGag TGCACTGTGGATGCTCATCCACGGCGAGAGTCGCAAGTGAGACAATTAGCTTGGCTGGGTGAAGGAGTGTGGGTCAGCATTAGATTAGATTCAACATTAAGACTCTATCATGCTCACACTTATCAACATCTTCAGGATGTTGATATTGAACCTTATGTTAGCAAAATGCTTGGAACCGGAAAACTTGGCTTCTCATTTGTAAGAATTACTGCATTACTCATTTCCTCCAACAGGCTGTGGATCGGCACAGGAAACGGAGTAATAATTTCCGTTCCTTTATCTGAAA ATGTATGTAAAACAGGTGCTGGTGGATCAATGGCAGTATCCAGAGTTCAAGTAGGAAATGCTAAAGGTGATGCACCGGGCGTTGGCATCAGAATTTTTGCCTCGGATCGCGGTGTTACGCCCGGTAGTTACATACCTTATTGCAGTATGGCTCATGCTCAACTTAGCTTTCATGGACATAGAGATGCAGTAAAAATGTTTGTTGCAGTGCCtg GTCATGGCGGTCAAAGTGCTGTGTCAGATGGTACTCAACCGGCAATGCTTGTTCTTTCAGGTGGCGAAGGCTATATAGATTTCAGAGTTG GTGATGGAGAAGACACAGAAGATACTATGGAACGATCTAACAGTGCTGTTGCTGCAAATGCTGAAGAACATGGAGAACAAAGTCATCTAATCGTATGGCAAGTGCAATGTCCTTTACCAGTGCCAATGAATGGCTAG